In Leptolyngbya sp. CCY15150, a genomic segment contains:
- the tatA gene encoding twin-arginine translocase TatA/TatE family subunit yields MFPFSLGWPEVVIIGVVALVIFGPKKIPELGGAIGRTLRGFKEEIGGNGEPDDDDSDTTI; encoded by the coding sequence ATGTTTCCATTTAGTCTCGGTTGGCCTGAGGTCGTCATTATTGGAGTAGTGGCGCTAGTGATTTTTGGCCCCAAGAAAATTCCCGAATTGGGAGGGGCGATCGGCAGAACCCTACGGGGTTTCAAGGAAGAAATAGGAGGCAATGGGGAGCCTGACGACGACGACTCGGATACCACGATCTAG
- a CDS encoding ferredoxin → MDESFSEMNAIAPDSSQTGLEPELGGHLRNAPERTGLEPELGGLVRQKGVYVDEVTCIGCKHCAHVARNTFYIEPDYGRSRVIRQDADSEEILQEAIDTCPVDCIHWVDYTELKQLESDRQFQVIPRAGAPIDQSLVQTNRRRQKSDRKS, encoded by the coding sequence ATGGATGAATCCTTCTCAGAGATGAATGCGATCGCCCCCGATTCCTCCCAAACGGGTCTAGAGCCAGAATTGGGCGGACATCTGCGCAATGCGCCAGAACGTACGGGGCTGGAGCCGGAGTTGGGCGGTCTGGTGCGCCAGAAGGGTGTCTATGTGGATGAGGTCACCTGCATTGGCTGCAAGCACTGCGCCCATGTGGCCCGCAATACGTTCTATATCGAGCCAGACTATGGGCGATCGCGGGTGATTCGTCAGGATGCGGATTCGGAGGAGATTCTGCAAGAGGCAATCGATACCTGCCCTGTAGACTGCATCCATTGGGTGGACTATACCGAACTCAAGCAGCTAGAGAGCGATCGCCAGTTCCAAGTGATTCCTCGGGCCGGTGCGCCCATCGATCAGTCCCTAGTGCAAACCAATCGCCGACGGCAGAAAAGCGATCGTAAGTCCTGA
- a CDS encoding DUF3593 domain-containing protein: MSKETLFALSLFPYLGFLWFLTRSGQTPRLALIGFYMTLVFVAVTIPAGIYAQIAYGETLANVDWLHGGAEFFLTLSNILVVLGFQQAIRQRQNENETP, translated from the coding sequence ATGTCCAAGGAAACCCTGTTTGCGCTATCGCTCTTTCCCTACCTAGGCTTTTTATGGTTTTTGACGCGATCGGGGCAAACGCCACGGCTAGCGCTGATTGGCTTTTATATGACCCTGGTCTTCGTCGCCGTCACCATTCCCGCTGGCATCTATGCGCAAATTGCCTATGGAGAAACCCTAGCCAATGTGGATTGGCTCCATGGCGGAGCAGAATTTTTCCTAACGCTTTCGAATATCCTAGTGGTGCTAGGGTTTCAGCAAGCTATTCGTCAACGCCAAAACGAGAACGAAACGCCCTAG
- a CDS encoding tetratricopeptide repeat protein — MDERLLAVTYLSILVVLLLGGSWFLVRQVLRTRRVETSLSRLQEKLSNGKGTSQDYYELGGIFLDKRLYSQSIVQFQKALKCKDLKGAENIAVVYNALGFSYAAQEQYDLAIRQYKEALDQTPDYVTALNNLAYAYEKKQLIAQALETYAEALKYDPTNSIAKRRAESLSKRVTPSSAS, encoded by the coding sequence ATGGATGAACGCCTACTGGCTGTAACGTATCTCAGCATTTTGGTGGTGCTGCTTTTGGGGGGAAGCTGGTTCTTGGTGCGCCAAGTGTTACGAACCCGCCGGGTGGAAACGTCCTTAAGCAGACTGCAAGAGAAGCTCTCCAATGGTAAGGGAACGTCTCAAGACTATTACGAGCTGGGTGGGATTTTTCTAGACAAACGACTGTATTCTCAGTCGATTGTCCAGTTTCAGAAAGCCCTGAAATGTAAGGACTTGAAGGGCGCGGAGAATATTGCAGTGGTCTACAATGCCTTGGGGTTTTCCTATGCGGCCCAAGAGCAGTATGACCTGGCCATTCGCCAATATAAAGAAGCTCTCGACCAAACCCCAGATTATGTGACCGCGCTGAATAATCTGGCCTATGCCTACGAAAAGAAGCAACTCATCGCCCAGGCCCTAGAGACCTACGCTGAAGCGCTCAAGTATGACCCGACGAATTCGATCGCCAAACGGCGGGCTGAGTCGTTGAGTAAGCGCGTCACACCGTCCTCAGCCTCCTAG
- a CDS encoding DUF2997 domain-containing protein, translated as METLEFIIYPDGRVQERVTGIVGRSCAEVTAAIEEKLGRVVQQEETSEFFAQPSLQVSTQADVAAAQVSHSQW; from the coding sequence ATGGAAACCCTAGAGTTCATTATCTATCCCGATGGGCGAGTGCAAGAGCGCGTCACTGGCATTGTGGGTCGTTCCTGTGCAGAGGTCACCGCTGCGATTGAGGAAAAGCTAGGGCGCGTCGTTCAACAAGAGGAGACGTCAGAGTTTTTTGCTCAACCATCTCTGCAGGTGTCTACGCAGGCTGATGTTGCTGCTGCCCAAGTCAGTCATAGCCAGTGGTAA
- a CDS encoding serine/threonine-protein kinase, whose amino-acid sequence MAGQILGDRYEVQQQLGKKSGRWTLLARDLTNEALVILKLVFVDDELKPDDLKLFKREAEALKSLKHPSTPEYLGSFEMDLPMNGKAMALVQSYIQGKSLDSYLKEGRNFTERESKRIAREVLKILEYLHSRQPPIIHRDIKPSNVLLVTHPGRSKIQVFLVDFGSVKSLSASENTSLTLVGTRGYMPPEQVGGRTVRASDIYGLGVTLVTCLTGIEPSEIPSRGMRLEFETITDLSPDFTTWLKKMVHPALDRRFATSEEAMEALRPLM is encoded by the coding sequence ATGGCAGGGCAGATACTAGGCGATCGCTATGAGGTGCAACAGCAACTGGGTAAGAAGTCAGGGCGCTGGACGCTGCTGGCTCGCGATCTCACCAATGAGGCGCTGGTTATCTTGAAGCTGGTGTTTGTAGACGACGAACTCAAGCCAGATGACCTCAAGTTGTTCAAACGAGAGGCAGAAGCGCTCAAGTCCTTGAAGCATCCTTCGACCCCAGAATATCTGGGTAGCTTTGAGATGGATTTGCCGATGAATGGCAAGGCTATGGCGCTGGTGCAGTCTTACATCCAGGGCAAGTCTCTGGATAGCTACCTAAAAGAAGGACGCAACTTTACAGAGCGGGAGTCGAAGCGCATTGCCCGAGAAGTGCTGAAAATTTTGGAGTATCTCCATAGCCGCCAGCCGCCGATTATTCACCGCGACATTAAGCCCAGCAACGTTTTGCTGGTCACCCATCCAGGGCGATCGAAAATTCAGGTCTTTTTGGTGGATTTTGGCTCCGTCAAGTCCCTGTCTGCCAGCGAAAACACCTCCCTCACCCTAGTGGGCACTCGCGGCTATATGCCACCGGAGCAGGTGGGCGGCCGCACGGTACGAGCGTCGGATATCTACGGGCTAGGGGTCACCTTAGTCACCTGTTTGACGGGCATCGAGCCATCGGAAATCCCTAGCCGAGGCATGCGCTTGGAGTTTGAGACAATTACCGACCTATCTCCCGACTTTACGACCTGGCTGAAGAAAATGGTTCACCCAGCCCTCGATCGCCGCTTTGCCACCTCCGAGGAGGCCATGGAGGCCCTGCGCCCGTTGATGTAG
- a CDS encoding phycocyanobilin:ferredoxin oxidoreductase gives MASNSSTSIRQEQHPLIQRLAHCIEDVWQTHLDLSPYQLPEDLGYVEGRLEGEKLTIENQCYQTREFRKLHLELAKVGKSLDILHCVMFPRPDYNLPMFGTDIVGGRGQVSAAIVDLSPIAPPANPDALRRSLPANYQTALQDYTAPSFSQPRDLPPWGHIFSEFCLFVRPSDAAEEEAFLAHVRAILELHCQLAIATPSTPDHQADLLAGQQLYCSQQQQNDKTRRVLEKAFGDAWAERYMTTVLFDLPTQ, from the coding sequence ATGGCATCCAATTCTTCAACATCCATTCGACAAGAGCAACATCCTCTGATTCAGCGTCTAGCCCACTGCATTGAAGACGTCTGGCAAACCCATCTCGACCTATCGCCCTACCAACTCCCGGAGGATCTGGGGTATGTGGAAGGACGCTTGGAAGGAGAAAAGCTCACCATTGAAAACCAGTGTTATCAAACTCGGGAGTTTCGCAAACTGCACCTAGAACTTGCCAAAGTGGGCAAATCCCTGGATATTTTGCACTGCGTGATGTTTCCGCGACCAGACTACAATCTGCCGATGTTTGGTACCGATATTGTCGGCGGACGCGGGCAGGTTAGCGCTGCCATTGTAGACCTATCTCCCATTGCGCCGCCCGCTAATCCGGATGCTCTGCGGCGATCGCTGCCCGCCAATTACCAAACGGCGCTGCAAGACTACACGGCCCCCAGCTTCAGCCAACCTCGGGATCTACCACCCTGGGGGCATATCTTTTCAGAGTTTTGCCTCTTTGTGCGTCCTAGCGATGCAGCGGAAGAAGAAGCCTTTTTGGCCCACGTGCGGGCGATCTTAGAACTCCACTGCCAGTTGGCGATCGCCACCCCATCTACGCCCGACCACCAGGCCGACCTGCTGGCTGGGCAGCAGCTTTACTGCAGCCAACAGCAGCAAAATGACAAAACGCGCCGAGTGCTAGAAAAAGCCTTCGGCGACGCTTGGGCAGAGCGATATATGACCACGGTGTTGTTTGACCTACCGACCCAGTAA
- a CDS encoding HNH endonuclease yields the protein MAKVLVLNASYEPLNITSWRRAVVLLIKGKAEQIEHNGKIVYADLPLPTVIRLRHYVRVPYKEIPLTRRNLLHRDGHSCQYCGYMGDDLTLDHVVPRSRGGVDTWENMVTACVRCNVRKGNRTPKEANMPLRRPPHRPHSSLYFEVVKQVKSGVHKEWQKYVIGT from the coding sequence ATGGCCAAGGTACTGGTTCTTAATGCCTCATACGAACCGCTCAACATTACCAGTTGGCGTCGGGCGGTGGTGTTGTTGATTAAGGGAAAGGCCGAACAGATTGAACATAATGGCAAGATTGTGTACGCCGATCTTCCCTTGCCGACGGTGATCCGTCTTCGGCATTATGTGCGGGTTCCCTACAAAGAAATTCCTCTTACTCGTCGTAATCTGTTGCATCGAGATGGGCATTCTTGCCAGTACTGTGGCTATATGGGCGATGATCTCACCCTCGACCACGTGGTGCCGCGATCGCGGGGCGGCGTGGATACCTGGGAGAACATGGTGACGGCCTGTGTGCGCTGCAATGTCCGCAAGGGCAACCGCACGCCCAAGGAAGCCAATATGCCCCTGCGCCGACCACCCCACCGGCCCCACAGCAGCCTTTATTTTGAGGTGGTGAAGCAGGTGAAGAGCGGGGTTCACAAAGAGTGGCAGAAATATGTGATTGGTACTTGA
- a CDS encoding DNA methyltransferase, with protein MPQLLRRCQHWQGAIARDLARQQDGWDEWQGSQRWLLKWLMARQYEQACGLVPSASWGQLQDRLAAIAQADPGLIPADWLMDDPQPSDRLWQKLTADLSQQSLDPSLLAAIYERSPRGQGMPAEAIARKAARKTARKTDGVYYTPAPLVQMMVQQTVQARLRQPGAVVRILDPACGCGGFLLASLQVLQAWYGQQYQQQSPQHPALWTDEDGQTHLTLEARSHLVQTHLHGLELDEQAAAIARLSLGLALLQPPTPDPQVPLGLILQRAVQVGNTLLQIDWQPLFPAAMEQGGFEIVLGNPPYLDAEQMTAASPTWRSFCTAHYQTARGNWDSFCIFIEQALNLCQVGGWVSLVVPSKLLSADYAAATRSLLLRHRLCWMRDYTHANTFPAASVYPIVFCVEKCAQAIASHPPVPYQVMQSLDDVTAANTPAAELQVGDRPTGPDPGPWRVVQITTPPRLLAHFERQTRPLGAIASVHGAATVAEAYALQALIQDLAEGEELPPQALPMVNSGTLDRYRVLWGKKKLRYLGAHYQRPYLGPEHLHQLSPKRCRQAHHPKVIVAGLTRRLEGVLDEQGKILPAKSTSIILADSSVDLRYYLGILNSRVMDCYVQIQFASHGLRDGYLCLGPPQLRQLPILPRCYRAQSLLAWVDHMLTLMAHPNPSPDDYRRLDECIDRAVCALYGLDAAETEWVLLRGDR; from the coding sequence GTGCCACAGCTTTTGCGGCGCTGTCAACATTGGCAAGGGGCGATCGCCCGTGATCTCGCCAGACAGCAGGATGGATGGGACGAATGGCAAGGGAGCCAACGTTGGCTGCTGAAGTGGCTGATGGCGCGTCAGTATGAGCAAGCCTGCGGTCTAGTGCCCAGCGCATCCTGGGGGCAGTTGCAGGATCGTCTTGCCGCGATCGCCCAAGCTGATCCGGGGCTGATTCCGGCGGATTGGCTCATGGATGACCCCCAACCCAGCGATCGCCTGTGGCAGAAGCTCACGGCCGATCTATCCCAGCAGTCTCTAGACCCTAGTCTGCTAGCTGCTATCTATGAGCGATCGCCTCGGGGACAGGGTATGCCCGCAGAAGCGATCGCCCGTAAAGCTGCCCGCAAAACCGCCCGCAAAACTGACGGCGTGTACTACACCCCAGCGCCGCTGGTGCAGATGATGGTGCAGCAAACGGTGCAGGCCCGCCTGCGTCAGCCAGGGGCTGTTGTCCGGATCTTGGATCCGGCCTGTGGCTGTGGGGGCTTTTTGCTAGCCAGTCTGCAGGTGCTCCAAGCTTGGTATGGGCAGCAGTATCAGCAGCAATCCCCCCAGCATCCCGCTCTATGGACAGATGAGGATGGTCAGACCCATCTCACCCTAGAAGCGCGATCGCACCTGGTGCAGACCCATCTCCATGGCTTAGAGCTGGATGAGCAAGCCGCTGCGATCGCCCGTCTCTCCCTAGGGCTAGCTCTCCTCCAGCCGCCCACGCCCGACCCCCAAGTGCCCCTGGGCTTGATCCTGCAGCGGGCTGTGCAGGTGGGCAACACGCTCTTGCAGATCGACTGGCAGCCGCTCTTTCCTGCCGCCATGGAGCAGGGAGGCTTTGAGATAGTTTTGGGCAATCCCCCCTACCTAGATGCAGAGCAGATGACCGCGGCGTCTCCTACCTGGCGGTCGTTTTGCACGGCTCACTATCAAACGGCGCGGGGTAACTGGGATAGTTTTTGTATCTTTATTGAACAGGCGCTCAACCTTTGCCAAGTGGGAGGATGGGTGAGCTTAGTGGTGCCGAGTAAGCTGCTCTCCGCTGATTATGCTGCGGCTACCCGATCGCTGCTGCTGCGCCATCGCCTTTGCTGGATGCGCGACTACACCCATGCCAACACCTTTCCCGCCGCATCGGTCTATCCCATTGTGTTTTGCGTAGAAAAATGTGCCCAGGCGATCGCCTCCCATCCCCCTGTGCCCTACCAGGTGATGCAATCGCTCGATGATGTAACCGCTGCAAACACTCCAGCGGCTGAACTGCAGGTGGGCGATCGCCCCACTGGCCCAGACCCTGGCCCTTGGCGGGTGGTGCAGATCACGACCCCGCCGCGCCTGCTTGCCCACTTTGAACGCCAGACCCGACCACTGGGGGCGATCGCCTCGGTGCATGGCGCGGCCACCGTCGCGGAAGCCTATGCCCTCCAAGCTTTAATCCAGGATTTGGCTGAGGGTGAAGAGTTGCCGCCCCAAGCGCTGCCCATGGTCAACAGCGGCACCTTGGATCGCTACCGGGTGCTGTGGGGTAAAAAAAAGCTGCGCTACTTAGGAGCTCACTACCAGCGTCCCTACCTCGGCCCTGAGCATCTGCATCAGCTATCGCCTAAACGCTGCCGCCAGGCCCATCATCCCAAAGTGATTGTGGCGGGGCTCACCCGTCGGTTAGAAGGTGTGCTGGATGAACAAGGTAAGATCTTACCTGCTAAATCCACCTCGATTATTTTGGCAGATAGCTCGGTTGATCTACGTTATTATCTGGGCATTCTCAACAGTCGAGTTATGGATTGCTATGTGCAAATACAGTTTGCCAGCCATGGTCTACGGGATGGTTATCTATGCCTAGGGCCACCCCAACTGCGCCAACTGCCGATTTTACCCCGGTGCTATCGCGCTCAATCCTTACTTGCCTGGGTGGATCACATGCTCACCCTCATGGCTCACCCCAATCCTTCACCCGATGACTATCGGCGGCTGGATGAATGCATCGATCGGGCCGTTTGTGCGCTCTATGGCCTAGATGCAGCAGAAACCGAATGGGTGTTGTTGAGGGGCGATCGCTGA
- a CDS encoding DUF1257 domain-containing protein, whose protein sequence is MSHFSQIKTQLRDLTALQAALEDLKIDWKSGPAPVRGYQGQTHTAAVVIEQNNGYDVGFSWNGNHYELVSDLQYWQQPLSVDGFLNRISQRYAYHTVLGQTAQQGFQVSEEQQNADGSIRLVLQRWTA, encoded by the coding sequence ATGTCACACTTTAGCCAAATTAAGACTCAGCTTCGTGATTTGACCGCCCTCCAGGCTGCCTTAGAAGACCTCAAAATCGACTGGAAGTCTGGCCCTGCGCCGGTGCGAGGCTACCAAGGACAAACCCACACCGCCGCTGTCGTCATTGAGCAAAACAATGGCTATGACGTCGGGTTTAGCTGGAATGGCAACCACTACGAGCTGGTGTCGGATCTGCAATATTGGCAACAGCCCCTATCGGTGGATGGCTTCCTGAACCGCATTTCTCAGCGCTATGCCTACCACACCGTGCTTGGACAAACCGCTCAGCAAGGTTTCCAAGTGTCTGAAGAGCAGCAGAATGCAGATGGTTCCATTCGCTTGGTGCTCCAGCGCTGGACGGCGTAG